TCGCGCGGACGCACCCGACGGTTGCCGACGCGCTGCTGGCCACGGTTCTCTTCGCGGTCAGCCTGCTGCCGGTGAACCCGCCCGGCGGGCCGCCCCGGGACCCGCTCAGCCTCGGCGCGGTGCTGCTCGTCCTGATCGGCTGCGCCGCGCTGGCGGTGCGCCGCCGGTACCCGCTGCCGGTGCTCGGTGCGACGCTCGCCGCCGTCGTGCTCGCCCTTCTCGGCCACCAGGCACGCGGCCCCTTCGTGCTCACGGTGGGGATCGCCGCGTACACCGTCGCCACCCGCACCGACCGGCGCACCGGCGTCGCGGCCGGTGCGGCGAGTGCCCTCCTGCTCGGCGCCGCGGGAGCGGCCACGCTCGACGTGTCGTGGTACGACCCGGCCGTGGTGGTGCTGCTGCTCTGGTTCGGTGTCGCGGTCGCCGTCGGCGACGCGGTGCGCAGCCGGCGGGCGTACGTGGCGGTGCTGGAGGAACGGGCCCGGCGGGCCGAGCAGACCCGGGAGGAGGAGGCCGGCCGTCGGGTCGCCGAGGAGCGGCTGCGCATCGCCCGGGAGCTGCACGACGTGGTCGCCCACCACATCGCGCTGATCAACGTGCAGGCCGGGGTGGCCGGGCACCTGCTGCGCGAGCAGCCCGACGCGGCGCAGGAGGCGCTCGGGCACGTCCGCTCGGCCAGCCGGACCGTCCTCGACGAGCTGGCCACCCTGCTGGGGGTGCTGCGGCGCGACGACGAGACCGACGCGCCGACCGAGCCGGCGCCCAGCCTCAACCGGCTCGACGCGCTGGTGGAGGGCTTCAGCACCGGGCAGCCGGTGCGCTGGACCGTCGCCGGGCAGCCCCGGCCGCTGCCGAGCGCCGTCGACGTGGCCGCGTACCGGATCATCCAGGAGTCGCTGACCAACGCGCACAAGCACGCGCCGGGTGCGGCCGTCGCGGTCCGCCTGCGCTACGACCCCGACGGCGTCACCATCGAGGTACGCGACGACGGCCCGCCCCGGCCGGCCGACGCCGCCGGCCCCGGTGCCGGGCTGGGACTGGTCGGCATGCGGGAGCGGGCCGAGACGGTGGGTGGCGCGTTCTCGGCCGGGCCGCGACCGGAGGGCGGCTGGCTGGTCCGGGCCGAGCTGCCCGCCCCCGAGGAGGAGGCCGCATGACCGTCCGGGTGCTGCTCGCCGACGACCAGAAGCTGCTGCGGGCCGGATTCCGGGTGCTCATCGACTCCGCGCCCGACCTGACCGTGGTCGGTGAGGCGGCCACCGGCCGGGAGGCCGTCGAACGGGCCCGCAGCCTCCGCGCCGACGTGGTGCTGATGGACATCCGGATGCCCGAGCTGGACGGGCTGGCCGCCACCGCCGAGATCACCGCCGACGAGGACCTGGCCGGCGTACGGGTGCTGATCCTGACCACCTTCGAGGTCGACGAGTACGTCTTCCAGGCGCTGCGCGCCGGGGCCAGCGGCTTCCTCGGCAAGGGGGTGGAACCGGCCGAGCTGCTCGACGCGATCCGTACCGTCGCGGCGGGGGAGGCGCTGCTGTCGCCGAAGGCCACCCGGGGGCTGATCGCCCGGTTCCTGGCCCAGCCGGAGCCGGACCCGCGGGCCACCCCGGAGCAGGTGCGGGTGCTCACCGAGCGGGAGCGTGAGGTGGTGACCCTGGTCGCCGCCGGACTGTCGAACGAGCAGATCGCCGAGCGGCTGGTGGTCTCCCCGCTGACCGCGAAGACGCACGTCAACCGGGCGATGATGAAGCTGGGCGCCCGGGACCGGGCCCAGCTCGTCGTCGTGGCGTACCAGAGCGGGTTGGTCCGGGTCGGCGAGCCCCCGGCGCGCTGACCCG
This genomic window from Micromonospora sp. R77 contains:
- a CDS encoding response regulator transcription factor yields the protein MTVRVLLADDQKLLRAGFRVLIDSAPDLTVVGEAATGREAVERARSLRADVVLMDIRMPELDGLAATAEITADEDLAGVRVLILTTFEVDEYVFQALRAGASGFLGKGVEPAELLDAIRTVAAGEALLSPKATRGLIARFLAQPEPDPRATPEQVRVLTEREREVVTLVAAGLSNEQIAERLVVSPLTAKTHVNRAMMKLGARDRAQLVVVAYQSGLVRVGEPPAR
- a CDS encoding sensor histidine kinase, translated to ARTHPTVADALLATVLFAVSLLPVNPPGGPPRDPLSLGAVLLVLIGCAALAVRRRYPLPVLGATLAAVVLALLGHQARGPFVLTVGIAAYTVATRTDRRTGVAAGAASALLLGAAGAATLDVSWYDPAVVVLLLWFGVAVAVGDAVRSRRAYVAVLEERARRAEQTREEEAGRRVAEERLRIARELHDVVAHHIALINVQAGVAGHLLREQPDAAQEALGHVRSASRTVLDELATLLGVLRRDDETDAPTEPAPSLNRLDALVEGFSTGQPVRWTVAGQPRPLPSAVDVAAYRIIQESLTNAHKHAPGAAVAVRLRYDPDGVTIEVRDDGPPRPADAAGPGAGLGLVGMRERAETVGGAFSAGPRPEGGWLVRAELPAPEEEAA